One region of Rana temporaria chromosome 11, aRanTem1.1, whole genome shotgun sequence genomic DNA includes:
- the LOC120917122 gene encoding cold-inducible RNA-binding protein B-like, translating into MSDDGKLFVGGLSFDTNEQSLEDVFCKYGNIAEVVVVKDRETKRSRGFGFVTFENADDAKDAMQAMNGKSVDGRQIRVDQAGKSSGDRRGGYRGGSSGGGRGFFRGSRGRGGGGGYGSSGGRFDRSGGSSSYGGGSRDYYGSSGRSQGGYGDRSGGSSYRDSYDSYR; encoded by the coding sequence ATGTCTGACGATGGAAAGCTTTTTGTTGGAGGTTTGAGCTTTGATACCAATGAGCAGAGTCTGGAAGATGTATTCTGTAAATACGGCAACATTGCTGAAGTGGTTGTGGTGAAGGATCGGGAGACCAAGAGATCGCGTGGCTTTGGTTTTGTCACATTCGAAAATGCTGATGATGCGAAAGATGCCATGCAAGCGATGAATGGGAAGTCTGTGGATGGTCGTCAGATTCGGGTTGATCAGGCTGGAAAGTCCTCTGGTGACAGGAGAGGAGGCTACAGAGGTGGCTCatctggaggaggaagagggttcTTCCGTGGAAGTAGAGGccgtggtggtggtggaggataTGGAAGCAGCGGTGGCCGGTTTGATCGAAGTGGAGGAAGCAGCAGCTATGGCGGTGGATCCCGGGATTATTATGGTAGCAGTGGGAGAAGTCAAGGAGGTTATGGTGATCGCTCAGGAGGAAGCTCCTACAGAGACAGTTATGACAGCTACAGGTGA